In the Lentimicrobium sp. L6 genome, one interval contains:
- a CDS encoding tetratricopeptide repeat protein, protein MKNALYITFLVLFLMGINIESYSQELKLFDPATSGQKKPKKTKQKLATEFYIDGEYNKATQVFEELYEENPSDYYYRYLLYCYVQLEEFRKAERLVKTAKKESGKAYKEFSDMGYIEQKKGNVEKANKLFAKAIKELPANKGAILQLANDFRSRGQSDLTEETYFAGQKLLGEEYGFESELGYLYYYLEQYDKMTDAYLDLLEIKPEQMKIVQYRIQTAFRRDKEDQIYPYLKQELLTRIKKNEDANQYSELLLWLSIQRKDFNIAVIQAKALDRRDGGEYFRVFDLAKVMMNNGAYTQSISALDYIVSRTGAKDQVYYPEARQSLLSAKYGDLRSKNNPSDEEVDKLSQEFLSTLDDMGRFRFTIPMVMNYAELLTYYQDEAEKAIEELNILVEHPGLNKAEKAPVKLLLGDIYLLNDNPWEATLLFSQVEKDFKNDEIGFDARLKNAKLSFYIGEFDWSKAQLDILKAATGKRIANDAMNLSLFIAENLDADSSTRALEYYGKADLLYLRKKDSLALQTLDSIFMLSLYHDIFDNVWMRQSEILLASYKYEEAKELLEKIIDQYPDGLLADDAIWALADIEWSHFNNEEKASEWYKKILTDYPASIYTNEARKIFRTLRNDFPLNEDADSL, encoded by the coding sequence ATGAAAAACGCATTATATATCACTTTTCTTGTTTTGTTCCTCATGGGAATAAATATAGAATCCTATAGCCAAGAATTAAAACTTTTTGATCCTGCCACTAGTGGTCAGAAAAAACCTAAAAAGACCAAACAAAAACTAGCTACAGAGTTTTATATAGATGGAGAATACAATAAAGCAACTCAGGTTTTTGAGGAGCTCTACGAAGAAAACCCCAGCGATTATTATTACAGATACCTACTCTATTGTTATGTGCAATTAGAAGAGTTCCGTAAGGCAGAACGTTTAGTTAAAACGGCCAAAAAAGAAAGCGGTAAAGCCTATAAAGAGTTTTCAGATATGGGTTATATTGAGCAAAAAAAGGGCAATGTAGAAAAAGCCAATAAGCTATTTGCTAAAGCCATTAAAGAATTACCAGCCAACAAAGGAGCCATCCTACAACTTGCCAATGATTTCAGAAGCAGAGGACAATCTGATTTGACTGAAGAAACCTATTTTGCTGGACAAAAATTGCTAGGAGAAGAATATGGCTTCGAAAGTGAACTGGGATATCTTTACTATTATTTGGAACAATACGATAAAATGACCGATGCTTATCTCGATCTTCTAGAGATAAAGCCCGAGCAAATGAAAATTGTTCAATACCGCATTCAAACCGCTTTTAGAAGAGATAAAGAGGACCAAATCTATCCATATTTAAAACAAGAATTACTGACAAGGATTAAAAAGAATGAGGATGCCAATCAATATAGTGAGCTCCTATTATGGTTAAGTATCCAACGAAAAGATTTTAATATAGCAGTAATACAAGCCAAAGCTTTAGATAGACGAGATGGCGGAGAGTATTTCAGAGTTTTCGATTTAGCAAAGGTGATGATGAATAATGGAGCCTATACACAAAGTATTTCAGCTTTAGATTATATCGTTTCAAGAACAGGAGCTAAAGATCAAGTTTATTATCCAGAAGCCAGACAGTCTCTTTTATCTGCTAAATATGGCGATTTGAGATCTAAAAACAATCCTAGTGATGAAGAAGTTGACAAACTAAGCCAAGAATTCTTAAGTACATTAGATGATATGGGTAGATTTAGATTTACCATACCCATGGTGATGAATTATGCGGAACTACTCACCTATTATCAAGACGAAGCCGAAAAAGCGATTGAAGAACTCAATATACTTGTTGAACATCCTGGCCTCAATAAGGCCGAAAAGGCTCCAGTGAAATTATTATTAGGTGATATTTATTTATTAAACGACAATCCTTGGGAGGCTACCCTCCTCTTTTCTCAGGTGGAAAAGGATTTTAAAAACGATGAAATTGGTTTCGATGCCAGACTAAAAAATGCCAAACTTTCTTTTTATATTGGAGAGTTTGATTGGTCAAAGGCACAATTGGATATTTTAAAAGCGGCCACTGGAAAAAGAATTGCCAACGATGCGATGAATTTATCACTTTTCATTGCTGAGAATTTAGATGCCGATAGCAGTACTAGAGCTTTAGAATATTATGGAAAAGCTGACCTTCTCTATTTAAGGAAAAAAGACAGCTTGGCTCTGCAAACACTAGATAGCATTTTTATGCTCAGCCTATATCATGATATTTTTGATAATGTTTGGATGCGTCAATCTGAGATTCTCTTAGCTTCATACAAATACGAGGAAGCCAAAGAACTTCTAGAAAAGATTATTGACCAATATCCTGATGGATTGCTGGCCGACGATGCGATATGGGCTTTAGCAGATATTGAATGGTCTCATTTTAATAATGAAGAAAAGGCAAGTGAATGGTATAAAAAAATACTCACCGATTATCCAGCGAGTATTTATACCAATGAGGCTAGAAAAATATTCCGAACCTTGCGTAATGATTTTCCTTTAAACGAGGATGCGGATTCTTTATAG
- the mutS gene encoding DNA mismatch repair protein MutS yields MSKKVAETPLMKQYNAIKAKYPKALLLFRVGDFYETFNEDAVRASKILGIVLTKRANGKAAYVDLAGFPHHSLDTYLPKLVKAGERVAICDQLEDPKTTKTIVKRGVTELVTPGVSYNDQVLENKKNNFLASIDFHKKTSGISFLDVSTGEFFIAQGNNEYIDKLLQGFQPNEIIVQKNKLTEFNGLFGSKYYSTTFDDWVFSQDFANDILLKHFKITSFKGFGIENMAHGIIAAGAAMHYLFETHHREVEHINKVTRIEEDHYVWLDRFTIRNLELIHSPHENAKTLLDVIDRTVSPMGSRMLKRWVVLPLKNQQPIEERLEIVDYFYNNQKLRDRLFHEVNQLGDLERLVGKAATGKINPREVLQLRNGLIIVEKIQELIKEIPIPALEKTREQLNFCPNLRTRIETEIKDDPSALIIKGNVIADGVSEELDEYRQLAFKSKDILKGIQERECERTGITSLKIGFNNVFGYYLEVTHAHKDKVPEEWHRKQTLTNAERYITEELKVLEQKILSAQEKILAIEFKLYHNLVLALHDYIQPIQNNAFLLAQLDVLLAFAQIADENNYSKPVIDNSLNIDIKEGRHPVIEQQLEPGVDYISNDVYLDHESEQIMIITGPNMSGKSAFLRQTALIVLMAQIGSFVPAKAANIGLVDKIFTRVGASDNISSGESTFMVEMNETASILNNISNRSLILLDEIGRGTSTYDGISIAWAITEFLHEHPLYHPKVLFATHYHELNEMANTMKRIKNFHVTVKEVQNTVLFLRKLKKGGSEHSFGIHVARMAGMPTWVLDRSHEILEQLEETRKQGALESTSKKLANKKKKKDDYQLSFIQLDDPLLYQIKEDILKTDINTLTPVEALMKLNEIKKLLGN; encoded by the coding sequence GTGTCGAAGAAAGTTGCAGAAACACCATTAATGAAACAATATAATGCCATAAAAGCGAAATACCCAAAGGCTTTATTACTTTTTCGTGTGGGCGATTTTTACGAAACTTTTAATGAGGATGCAGTAAGAGCTTCCAAAATTCTTGGCATTGTTCTTACCAAAAGAGCCAATGGAAAAGCGGCTTATGTGGACTTAGCTGGCTTCCCACATCATTCTTTAGATACTTATTTACCAAAACTGGTGAAAGCTGGTGAAAGAGTCGCCATTTGCGACCAACTTGAAGACCCAAAAACCACCAAAACCATCGTAAAAAGAGGCGTTACAGAACTCGTTACTCCTGGCGTTTCTTATAATGACCAGGTTCTAGAAAACAAGAAAAATAATTTCTTGGCTTCCATCGATTTCCATAAGAAGACTAGTGGTATCTCCTTTCTCGATGTGAGTACTGGTGAGTTTTTTATCGCTCAAGGAAATAATGAATATATCGATAAATTACTTCAAGGATTTCAACCCAATGAAATCATCGTTCAGAAAAATAAGCTGACCGAGTTTAACGGACTTTTTGGTAGTAAGTATTACTCTACTACCTTTGATGATTGGGTTTTTTCTCAAGATTTTGCCAACGATATTTTGCTCAAACATTTCAAAATAACTTCTTTCAAAGGTTTTGGTATAGAAAATATGGCCCATGGAATCATTGCTGCTGGAGCGGCTATGCATTATCTTTTCGAAACCCATCACCGAGAGGTGGAACACATTAATAAGGTCACTAGAATAGAGGAAGACCACTATGTCTGGCTAGATAGGTTCACCATTAGAAACCTTGAATTGATACATTCTCCTCACGAAAATGCTAAAACCTTACTCGATGTTATTGACAGAACTGTTTCTCCCATGGGCTCCAGAATGCTCAAACGTTGGGTAGTTCTTCCTTTGAAAAATCAGCAACCGATTGAGGAGCGTTTAGAAATAGTTGATTATTTTTATAATAATCAGAAACTCAGAGACCGTTTATTTCATGAAGTCAATCAATTAGGTGATTTAGAAAGATTAGTAGGAAAAGCGGCCACAGGGAAAATAAATCCCAGAGAGGTTTTACAGCTTAGAAATGGTTTAATTATAGTGGAGAAAATCCAAGAACTGATTAAAGAAATTCCGATTCCAGCATTGGAGAAAACTCGAGAACAGCTTAACTTTTGTCCTAACCTAAGAACTAGGATAGAAACAGAAATAAAAGACGATCCTTCTGCACTTATTATCAAAGGGAATGTCATTGCAGATGGCGTTAGTGAGGAGCTCGATGAATATCGCCAGTTGGCTTTTAAAAGCAAAGACATCCTCAAAGGCATTCAAGAAAGAGAATGTGAGCGAACGGGTATCACGAGTTTGAAAATCGGTTTCAATAATGTGTTTGGTTATTATTTAGAGGTCACTCACGCGCATAAAGACAAAGTTCCAGAGGAATGGCATCGAAAGCAAACTTTAACCAATGCGGAGCGCTATATTACCGAAGAATTAAAAGTATTAGAACAAAAAATTCTTTCTGCACAAGAGAAAATCTTAGCCATTGAATTCAAGCTCTATCATAATCTTGTTCTTGCGCTACACGATTATATTCAACCCATACAAAATAATGCTTTTCTTCTGGCCCAACTAGATGTTTTATTAGCCTTTGCTCAAATTGCAGATGAGAATAATTATAGCAAACCTGTTATTGATAATTCTCTTAACATTGATATCAAGGAAGGTCGGCACCCGGTGATTGAGCAACAATTAGAACCCGGTGTTGATTATATTTCTAACGATGTTTATCTAGACCATGAGAGTGAACAAATCATGATCATCACTGGGCCAAATATGAGTGGTAAATCAGCATTCTTGCGACAAACTGCGCTTATAGTCTTAATGGCTCAAATTGGCAGTTTTGTTCCTGCAAAGGCTGCTAATATTGGTTTGGTAGATAAAATATTTACACGTGTTGGCGCTTCCGATAATATTTCATCGGGAGAATCTACATTTATGGTGGAAATGAACGAAACCGCTAGCATCTTGAATAATATCAGTAATAGAAGCCTGATTTTGCTCGATGAGATTGGCCGCGGAACCAGCACCTATGATGGAATCAGTATAGCTTGGGCTATTACGGAATTCCTACACGAACATCCGCTATATCATCCAAAGGTTTTATTTGCCACCCATTATCATGAACTGAATGAAATGGCCAATACCATGAAAAGAATCAAGAATTTTCACGTGACTGTAAAAGAAGTTCAGAACACGGTTTTATTCTTGAGGAAGCTGAAAAAAGGAGGTAGTGAGCATAGTTTTGGAATACATGTAGCTAGAATGGCTGGAATGCCAACCTGGGTTTTAGACCGAAGTCATGAAATTTTAGAACAGCTAGAGGAGACCAGAAAACAAGGAGCATTAGAGAGTACGAGCAAGAAATTGGCAAACAAGAAAAAGAAGAAAGACGATTATCAACTCAGTTTCATACAATTGGACGACCCGTTATTATACCAAATTAAAGAAGACATCTTAAAGACGGACATTAATACGTTAACCCCAGTGGAAGCCCTTATGAAGCTAAATGAGATCAAAAAGCTTTTAGGAAATTAA
- a CDS encoding Spy/CpxP family protein refolding chaperone codes for MKTRKLIAPVLVLLIFAGSFQVFAQNGNRDGNRDGNRDGRNYRNADRLACLDLTAEQDEQAKAIFTGIMDKTTPINAEVKVKQAELDKLMIADSPNEKAIYAKVDEISQLRTEVQKLRIEGKLKVRTILDDEQKAKFDANQVRGKKGNKGKGQRSSRGQRAECKR; via the coding sequence ATGAAAACAAGAAAATTAATTGCCCCCGTATTAGTACTTTTAATCTTTGCTGGGAGTTTCCAAGTATTTGCTCAGAATGGAAATAGAGATGGAAATAGAGATGGAAATAGAGATGGCAGAAATTACAGAAATGCAGATCGTCTAGCCTGTTTAGATTTAACAGCAGAACAAGATGAACAAGCAAAGGCTATTTTCACAGGCATCATGGATAAAACAACACCTATTAACGCCGAAGTAAAAGTAAAGCAAGCTGAATTGGACAAATTGATGATTGCTGATAGTCCAAATGAAAAAGCCATTTATGCTAAAGTTGATGAAATTAGTCAGCTAAGAACAGAGGTGCAGAAACTTAGAATTGAAGGCAAGCTAAAAGTGAGAACTATTTTAGATGATGAGCAAAAAGCGAAATTCGATGCCAATCAGGTAAGAGGAAAAAAAGGAAATAAAGGCAAAGGTCAAAGGTCTTCAAGGGGCCAAAGAGCAGAATGTAAAAGGTAG
- the pyrH gene encoding UMP kinase, which yields MKFNRILLKLSGEALMGEQQYGIDPLRLGEYASEIKEVVDAGKEVGIVIGGGNIYRGLQGAGEGMDRVQGDYMGMLATVINSMALQGALEKTGLKVKLLSTLTLKPMAEAMSRKIAVDYLKQGYVVVIAGGTGNPFFTTDTASALRAVEIEADVIMKGTRVDGIYTADPEKDPTATKYSEISFDEAYEKGLKIMDLTAFTLCKENSLPIYVFDMNTKGNLLKIVNGEHLGTIVR from the coding sequence ATGAAATTCAATAGAATACTTTTAAAATTAAGTGGTGAAGCATTGATGGGTGAGCAGCAATATGGTATCGACCCTCTTCGTTTAGGCGAATATGCTTCAGAGATAAAAGAAGTGGTAGATGCTGGAAAAGAAGTTGGAATTGTAATTGGAGGAGGTAATATTTACCGCGGATTACAAGGTGCTGGTGAAGGAATGGATAGAGTTCAAGGTGATTATATGGGGATGCTGGCTACGGTTATCAATTCCATGGCATTACAAGGTGCTTTAGAAAAAACAGGATTAAAAGTGAAATTGCTTTCTACATTAACTTTGAAACCCATGGCGGAGGCCATGAGCCGAAAAATTGCCGTTGATTATTTAAAACAGGGCTATGTGGTAGTGATTGCTGGAGGGACTGGAAATCCATTTTTTACCACTGATACCGCTAGTGCATTAAGAGCAGTAGAGATAGAAGCCGATGTGATTATGAAAGGAACGCGTGTAGATGGCATTTATACTGCCGATCCAGAAAAAGATCCAACCGCCACAAAATACAGTGAGATTTCATTTGATGAAGCCTATGAAAAAGGATTAAAAATTATGGATTTAACCGCTTTTACCCTCTGTAAAGAGAATAGTCTTCCTATCTATGTTTTCGATATGAATACCAAAGGCAATTTATTGAAAATTGTAAATGGTGAGCATTTGGGAACTATTGTGAGGTAG
- the nhaA gene encoding Na+/H+ antiporter NhaA produces MKTSNFKISHFIKQESLGGILLILSTVIAVIWANNSDSYHHFWHEIYVGFTAGDFNIKHSIGHWINDGLMAIFFFTIGLEIKREIMGGELSSMKKASLPIIAAVGGMMIPALFYFFINGSNPEYSSGWGVPMATDIAFALGLMALLGDKVNINIKIFLTALAIADDLGAILVIAVFYTENINLNELINAGVFLSILTIANKMGVRRTAFYALVGLFGVWTSFLFSGVHATIAGVLIALTIPARPKIDEKEFVAKVKMKINKFEQQLANDNSLLTAKQAHCIEDIDTVSQDAHTPLQKLEHHLHPITSFFILPLFALANAGIKIEGSLVDLLFSPVSLGIMAGLVLGKTIGITGFSWIAIKFKLARLPEGSGWKELIGASMMAGIGFTMSIFVAELAFDDKDVIQTAKIGIFAASFISAILGLTLLSLSSKNKKPGN; encoded by the coding sequence ATGAAGACTAGCAATTTTAAAATATCGCATTTCATTAAGCAAGAAAGCCTTGGAGGAATACTACTTATCTTATCCACTGTTATTGCTGTCATCTGGGCGAATAATTCAGATTCTTATCATCATTTTTGGCATGAGATATATGTGGGTTTCACAGCAGGTGACTTTAATATTAAACACAGTATTGGACATTGGATAAATGATGGCTTAATGGCTATATTCTTCTTTACCATCGGATTAGAGATTAAGAGGGAGATTATGGGAGGTGAGCTTTCTTCCATGAAAAAAGCTTCTTTACCCATCATAGCAGCAGTTGGCGGAATGATGATTCCTGCTCTTTTCTACTTTTTTATTAATGGTTCCAATCCCGAATATAGCTCTGGCTGGGGTGTTCCTATGGCTACCGACATCGCTTTTGCATTAGGATTAATGGCCTTATTGGGAGATAAAGTCAATATAAATATTAAGATTTTCTTAACAGCCTTAGCCATTGCAGACGATTTGGGAGCTATTTTAGTTATTGCTGTTTTCTATACTGAAAATATTAATTTAAATGAACTAATTAATGCTGGCGTTTTCTTAAGTATACTTACTATAGCTAATAAAATGGGAGTTAGAAGAACAGCGTTCTACGCCCTTGTTGGATTATTTGGAGTTTGGACCTCTTTCTTATTCTCAGGAGTACATGCCACTATTGCTGGTGTTCTCATTGCCTTAACCATTCCTGCCCGACCAAAAATCGATGAAAAAGAATTTGTGGCTAAAGTAAAAATGAAAATTAATAAATTTGAACAGCAACTTGCGAATGACAATTCTTTACTCACTGCAAAACAAGCTCATTGTATTGAGGATATTGATACCGTATCCCAGGACGCACATACCCCATTGCAAAAATTGGAACATCACCTCCACCCTATCACTTCTTTCTTCATCCTTCCGCTATTTGCACTGGCTAATGCAGGAATTAAAATAGAAGGTAGCTTAGTAGATTTACTATTTAGCCCTGTTTCACTAGGAATTATGGCAGGATTAGTTTTAGGTAAAACCATTGGTATTACTGGATTTTCATGGATTGCCATTAAATTCAAATTAGCTCGACTACCAGAAGGCAGCGGATGGAAAGAACTTATTGGAGCTTCTATGATGGCGGGTATTGGATTTACCATGAGTATTTTTGTGGCAGAATTAGCCTTTGACGATAAAGATGTTATTCAAACTGCTAAAATCGGAATTTTTGCCGCTTCATTTATTTCTGCCATTTTAGGATTAACATTATTGAGCTTAAGCAGTAAAAACAAAAAACCTGGAAATTAA
- a CDS encoding cyclase family protein — MHIIDLSHKIENGMPVFPGTPEVKIEQLYSVEKDGFAEKALGLVTHVGTHMDAPAHMIGGGKTLDDYPISKFSGKACLIPFSWEDIDEQAQDEYLSEFESIIRDCDFVILNTGWSEKWGSPAYFKKYPALDIKGAEYLSGFRLGGIGIDAISIDQEENTKYEVHHEVLGNDIVIIENLCHLDTIRSQIFRFSAFPLFISDADGSPVRAIAEY, encoded by the coding sequence ATGCATATCATAGACTTAAGTCATAAGATTGAGAATGGAATGCCTGTATTTCCAGGGACTCCTGAAGTAAAGATTGAGCAATTATATAGTGTGGAAAAAGATGGCTTTGCAGAAAAAGCTTTAGGCTTGGTCACCCATGTGGGAACACATATGGATGCACCTGCGCATATGATTGGAGGAGGGAAGACCTTAGACGATTACCCCATTTCTAAATTCTCTGGTAAAGCTTGTCTCATTCCTTTTTCTTGGGAGGATATAGATGAACAAGCTCAGGATGAGTATTTGAGTGAATTTGAGTCTATTATTAGAGATTGTGACTTTGTTATTCTTAATACTGGCTGGTCGGAGAAGTGGGGAAGTCCAGCGTATTTTAAAAAATATCCAGCATTAGATATAAAAGGCGCCGAATATTTATCAGGTTTTAGACTAGGTGGAATCGGAATTGATGCTATTTCTATTGATCAAGAAGAGAATACGAAGTACGAAGTTCATCATGAAGTTTTAGGAAATGATATCGTTATTATTGAAAACCTTTGTCACTTAGATACCATTAGGTCTCAAATATTTCGTTTTAGTGCTTTTCCACTTTTTATTAGCGATGCTGATGGTTCTCCGGTTCGTGCAATTGCTGAGTATTAG
- a CDS encoding glutaminyl-peptide cyclotransferase, with translation MKKQILEKIKTLVLILTILLFQFSCSEKSTKNLSSNFDSITNEIYHFGDSLKINTNSPYTIDSIVTKIGNKRISGPLNILLDSTDLKYGKNRIIQKVYFTKDYRNRNITYRSVITIHPSTMEEDIEYEIINEYPHDPSHFTQGLICNKEGNIIESTGEFGASKLLEYNLGSEANIKEVKLSDNYFGEGVASLNGRIYQLTWLNRKGFIYEKSSFEKTREFLYPEQIKQGWGLTTNGTQLILSDGSHIIYFIEEESLSKVSRKTEVLGYKKVYNFLNELEYVDNYIYANILESDKIIKINPKNGAVLGIINLKDICEPYKSHGVLNGIAYHHKNETFIITGKNWPKMFEIKLK, from the coding sequence ATGAAAAAACAGATACTAGAGAAAATAAAAACCTTAGTGTTGATCTTGACTATTTTGCTATTTCAGTTCTCATGTTCAGAAAAAAGTACAAAAAATTTAAGTTCCAATTTCGATAGCATCACTAATGAAATATATCATTTTGGAGACTCTCTGAAAATAAATACAAATTCTCCATATACGATTGACTCCATAGTCACCAAAATAGGAAACAAAAGAATTTCTGGTCCACTAAATATACTACTTGATTCAACTGATCTTAAATATGGAAAAAACAGAATCATTCAAAAAGTCTATTTTACAAAAGACTATCGCAATAGAAATATTACCTATAGAAGTGTTATAACTATTCATCCTTCCACTATGGAAGAAGATATTGAATATGAAATTATAAACGAATACCCTCATGACCCATCACATTTCACCCAAGGCCTAATATGTAACAAAGAAGGCAATATAATTGAAAGTACAGGTGAATTTGGAGCTTCCAAATTGCTTGAGTATAATTTAGGAAGTGAAGCCAATATTAAGGAGGTAAAATTATCAGATAACTATTTTGGTGAAGGTGTTGCTAGTTTAAATGGAAGGATATATCAGTTAACATGGCTCAATCGAAAAGGGTTTATTTATGAGAAAAGTTCATTTGAGAAAACTAGAGAGTTTTTATACCCAGAGCAGATCAAACAAGGTTGGGGCTTAACAACAAATGGGACGCAACTAATCCTATCCGATGGTAGTCATATAATCTATTTCATTGAAGAAGAAAGTTTATCAAAAGTATCCAGAAAAACAGAAGTCTTAGGCTATAAAAAAGTATATAACTTCTTAAATGAATTGGAGTATGTTGACAATTATATCTATGCCAATATCTTGGAATCTGATAAAATAATTAAGATTAATCCTAAAAATGGTGCAGTATTGGGTATCATTAACTTAAAGGATATTTGTGAACCTTATAAAAGCCACGGTGTATTAAATGGCATCGCTTATCATCACAAAAATGAGACTTTCATTATCACAGGTAAAAATTGGCCTAAGATGTTCGAAATTAAACTGAAGTGA
- the lysS gene encoding lysine--tRNA ligase: MALSEQEQIRRNSLNELRKLGINPYPAEEFPVNATAAEIKEKFPNDNSLFQDISLAGRIMGRRIMGAASFIELKDSTSRIQVYLKRDEICKEDDKSLYNDVFKKYSDIGDFVGVKGRVFITKMGEISIHASEFTFLSKALRPLPIVKEKDGKTYDAFTDPELRYRQRYVDLIVNDQVSDVFIKRSQIIQSMRNFITSHGYLEVETPILQVIPGGASARPFITHHNSLDIPMYLRVANELYLKRLIVGGFEGVFEFAKDFRNEGMDRTHNPEFTQMEIYVSYKDYKWMMNFTEKMLETIANDVHGKSTVKFGENDINFKAPYARVPILEAIKTHTGHDLNGKTEDEIREAAREMGIAVDDYMGKGKLIDEIFGEKCEHTYIQPTFITDYPVEMSPLCKRHRDDESLTERFELMVNGKELANAYSELNDPIDQLERFEDQNKLAERGDDEAMFIDMDFVRSLEYGMPPTSGMGIGIDRLVMFMTDNSSIQEVLFFPQMKPEKKKVELTEEEKIVFDLLKAKSPVELADLKGKTGLSNKKWDTAIKGLTKNKLAKVTKTDDGLNIEFLG; this comes from the coding sequence ATGGCACTGAGCGAACAAGAACAAATAAGACGTAATTCGTTGAATGAGTTGAGGAAGCTTGGAATAAATCCTTACCCTGCAGAAGAATTTCCAGTGAATGCAACCGCAGCTGAAATAAAAGAAAAATTCCCTAATGATAATAGCTTATTTCAAGATATAAGTTTGGCCGGTAGAATTATGGGCCGCAGAATCATGGGAGCAGCTTCTTTTATTGAGTTAAAAGATTCCACCTCTAGAATTCAAGTCTATTTAAAACGTGATGAAATTTGTAAAGAAGATGACAAATCTCTTTATAATGACGTGTTTAAGAAGTATTCTGATATTGGTGACTTTGTTGGAGTTAAAGGTCGTGTTTTCATCACTAAAATGGGTGAAATTAGTATTCATGCCAGTGAATTTACCTTTTTATCTAAAGCTTTAAGACCACTTCCTATTGTTAAGGAAAAAGATGGAAAAACTTATGATGCTTTTACCGACCCTGAATTAAGATACCGCCAGCGTTATGTAGATTTAATTGTAAACGACCAGGTAAGTGATGTCTTTATCAAAAGAAGTCAGATTATCCAGAGCATGCGTAATTTCATTACCTCTCATGGATATTTAGAAGTAGAGACCCCAATTTTACAAGTTATTCCAGGTGGCGCATCGGCTCGTCCTTTTATCACTCACCACAACTCTCTCGACATTCCAATGTATTTGAGAGTTGCCAATGAACTCTACTTAAAGAGACTCATCGTTGGTGGTTTCGAAGGTGTTTTTGAGTTTGCCAAAGACTTCAGAAACGAGGGAATGGACAGAACACATAATCCTGAGTTTACACAAATGGAGATTTATGTTTCTTATAAAGATTATAAGTGGATGATGAATTTCACCGAAAAAATGTTGGAAACCATTGCCAATGATGTGCATGGTAAATCAACAGTAAAATTTGGTGAAAACGATATCAACTTTAAGGCTCCTTATGCTCGTGTACCTATTTTAGAAGCCATTAAAACCCATACAGGCCATGATTTAAATGGTAAAACTGAGGATGAAATTCGCGAAGCTGCTCGTGAAATGGGAATCGCTGTAGATGATTATATGGGCAAAGGAAAACTCATAGACGAAATATTCGGAGAGAAATGTGAGCATACTTATATTCAGCCTACTTTTATAACTGATTACCCTGTTGAGATGTCTCCTCTTTGTAAAAGACATAGAGATGATGAGAGTTTAACTGAGCGTTTCGAGTTGATGGTAAACGGTAAAGAATTGGCCAATGCTTATTCTGAATTGAACGACCCCATTGACCAGTTAGAAAGATTCGAAGACCAAAACAAACTAGCCGAAAGAGGTGATGATGAAGCCATGTTTATTGATATGGATTTTGTTCGTTCTTTGGAATATGGTATGCCTCCTACATCGGGAATGGGAATTGGAATCGACCGTTTGGTGATGTTTATGACCGATAATTCTTCTATTCAAGAAGTATTATTCTTCCCTCAGATGAAACCAGAGAAGAAAAAAGTAGAATTGACTGAAGAAGAAAAAATCGTTTTTGATTTATTGAAAGCTAAATCTCCAGTAGAACTAGCTGACTTAAAAGGGAAAACTGGTTTAAGTAATAAAAAGTGGGATACCGCTATCAAAGGACTCACCAAAAACAAACTAGCTAAAGTCACTAAAACTGATGACGGCTTGAACATTGAGTTTTTAGGATAA